A DNA window from Cutaneotrichosporon cavernicola HIS019 DNA, chromosome: 2 contains the following coding sequences:
- a CDS encoding uncharacterized protein (JmjC domain, hydroxylase), whose translation MSGAAQAVHPPTYDDLPYQRFLHDHLIPNTPFLLSPRATERWGARRDWVRPHSPQSGLLASLGEEEMGTLLSGLVPRNPSSPSNLPSSPTNPLSPSAPSFAAPSPPALSLPNFAALADYGDQVVPVADTAQREFSEFARDERRLREVLELWESGEGRTLYVKDWHLVAELGGGADARGVYEPPSCFLDDWLSPPFDAPTSSSASTADFRFVYTGPAGTFTPLHRDVYGSYSWSANIVGRKLWWLFPPGTEPRDKHGELLFDVRDAKALKVLQEEGEVIFVPSGWHHQVLNLDFCISINHNFFSSPTLPRVYASLRASHDRCAASIADVLPDIKARLGNTMLPDGTRAWEAEWAEEVDGLLARDAGWGWEGFWMCVRDDLVHPPTGSDLRPGDDEVARFVGTVLEQYKASAEWRLLPAARAVAVEVEALLASRA comes from the exons ATGTCTGGCGCCGCACAGGCGGTACACCCCCCAACGTACGATGACCTGCCATACCAGCGCTTCCTT catGACCACCTGATCCCGAACACGCcgttcctcctctcgccgCGGGCGACGGAGCGATGGGGAGCAAGGCGGGACTGGGTGCGGCCTCACTCGCCGCAGAGTGGACTGCTGGCCAGTCtaggggaagaggagatgggCACGTTGTTGTCCGGCCTTGTTCCGCGCaacccttcctccccctccaacttaccttcctcccctaCCAACCCACTCTCCCCGTCCGCACCCTCCTTCGCAGCCCCGTCTCCACCCGCCCTATCCCTCCCCAACTTcgctgccctcgccgactaCGGCGACCAAGTCGTTCCCGTTGCCGACACTGCGCAGCGCGAGTTTTCCGAGTTTGCGCGTGACGAGCGGCGCCTGCGGGAAGTCTTGGAGCTCTGGGAGTCAGGGGAAGGAAGGACGTTATACGTCAAGGACTGGCATCTggttgccgagctcggtggTGGAGCGGACGCGCGGGGAGTGTATGAACCCCCGAGCTGTTTCCTGG acgACTGGCTTTCGCCGCCCTTTGACGCACCCACAtcatcgagcgcgtccaCCGCCGACTTCCGCTTCGTCTACACCGGACCCGCGGGAACCTTCACGCCCCTCCACCGCGACGTGTACGGCTCGTACAGCTGGAGTGCGAACATTGTCGGCCGCAAACTGTGGTGGCTCTTCCCACCAGGGACGGAGCCGCGTGATAAGCACGGCGAGCTCCTGTTCGACGTGCGGGATGCAAAGGCACTCAAGGTGCTccaggaggaaggcgaggtCATCTTCGTCCCAAGTGGGTGGCACCACCAGGTGCTGAATCTCGACTTT TGTATCTCCATCAACCACAAtttcttctcctcgccgacactGCCGCGGGTGTATGCCTCGCTGCGGGCATCTCACGACCGATGCGCTGCGAGCATAGCCGACGTGCTCCCCGACATCAAGGCGAGGCTTGGGAACACAATGCTTCCAGACGGTAcgagggcgtgggaggCTGAgtgggcggaggaggttgaTGGGTTACTGGCGCGCGATGCtgggtggggttgggaggggtTCTGGATGTGTGTGAGGGATGACCTTGTG cacCCGCCTACAGGATCGGACCTGCGGCCAGGGGACGACGAAGTCGCGCGTTTTGTGGGTACAGTACTGGAGCAGTATAAGGCGAGCGCAGAGTGGCGTCTGTTAccggccgcgcgcgcggtcgcggtcgaggttgaggcgtTGTTAGCCTCGAGGGCGTAG
- a CDS encoding uncharacterized protein (G-X-X-X-Q-X-W domain-containing protein): MKYFALATLFALATALPTPQDEVVVPAVPGKPAPSGKPVPLPTPLPSVGLHPNGNAGKCVDVRGGVIQAGTVVQIYDCNGTAAQKFSLKRGDGQVQVTGTDYCLQADGNWNGSRVRLQRCNKSLLQNWYYTDDDRIAVTGQGLCLDLTDGSDANGNALQVWQCGTGNTNQVWTTNVLFA; encoded by the exons ATGAAGTACTTCGCCCTCGCTACCCTcttcgcgctcgccacgGCCCTTCCCACGCCccaggacgaggtcgtcgtgCCGGCCGTGCCCGGCAAACCCGCGCCAAGCGGTAAGCCGGTGCCGCTCCCAACGCCGCTCCCGAGTGTGGGCCTGCACCCCAACGGCAACGCCGGCAAGTGTGTCGacgtgcgcggcggcgtcatcCAGGCCGGCACGGTCGTGCAAAT TTACGACTGCAACGGCACTGCGGCGCAGAAGTTCAGCCTCAAGCGCGGTGACGGACAAGTTCAAGTCACTGGCACCGACTACTGTCTCCAGGCCGACGGCAACTGGAACGGTTCGCGGGTCCGCCTCCAGCGCTGCAACAAGTCCCT CCTCCAGAATTGGTACtacaccgacgacgaccgtATCGCCGTCACCGGCCAAG GCCTCTgcctcgacctcacggACGGGTCGGACGCCAACGGCAACGCCCTTCAGGTCTGGCAGTGTGGCACTGGCAACACCAACCAGGTCTGGACGACCAATGTCCTTTTCGCCTGA
- a CDS encoding uncharacterized protein (G-X-X-X-Q-X-W domain-containing protein) has product MFKTLAILATLALASAQDCPPPTSSSTPPPKATGTVIHPNGDTSKCLDVQGANFANGTPVQIWDCNGTPAQSWTLQRGAGKVKLAANGTNFCLDAGTNPANGVGMKIWSCVDVPQQNWFYTDDNRIALTGQGFCLDLTNGDKTDGNRVQIWQCGTGNNNQVWTTNVLRRRYMRS; this is encoded by the exons ATGTTCAAGaccctcgccatcctcgccactctcgccctcgcttCTGCGCAGGACTGTCCGCCTCCCACATCGAGCAGcactccccctcccaaGGCGACCGGCACGGTAATCCACCCGAACGGCGACACCTCCAAGTGTCTCGACGTCCAAGGCGCCAACTTTGCCAACGGCACTCCTGTTCAGAT TTGGGACTGTAACGGAACCCCCGCACAGTCATGGACGCTCCAGCGCGGTGCTggcaaggtcaagctcgcTGCCAACGGCACAAACTTCTGCCTCGACGCAGGCACCA ACCCCGCGAATGGCGTCGGTATGAAGATCTGGAGCTGCGTCGACGTGCCCCAGCAGAACTGGTTCTACACCGACGACAACCGTATCGCACTCACGGGACAGG GATTCTGCCTCGACTTGACCAATGGAGACAAGACTGATGGAAACCGCGTCCAGATCTGGCAGTGCGGTACCGGTAACAACAACCAGGTATGGACGACCAACGTCCTTCGCCGCCGTTACATGCGCAGCTAA